One part of the Bacteroidota bacterium genome encodes these proteins:
- a CDS encoding MBL fold metallo-hydrolase, with protein sequence MLSLQFLGAAGQVTGSKYFLRTATHRGVLLDCGLFQGGRALREMNWTPFPVQISDIANVVLTHAHLDHTGYIPRLVKSGFAGQVWCTPATHEVTQFILRDSAHLQMEDAQSANRHHYSRHKPALPLYDDIDTERALGFFHVQERHTKKVLPDSISFEYSNAGHILGSCSVLMEKRIDGPNDNATGAVRVLFSGDIGREHPIYLKVKEPPPAADYVVCESTYGDKQHANIDPTEELYGIMKDVLASAAVLVIPAFAVDRAQELIYCLNALIRDKRIPAVPTYVDSPMATSVTALYEKYPEEHTLLTSEMQEPDKNPLSFPSLHFTQTVEDSKRLNQLKGPAIIISASGMATGGRIMHHLANRLPDENTIVLFTGYQAEETLGRDLLNGAQTATIFGEHIPVKARILSLTNFSAHADQREIIAWLRQIPKPPKRLFLTHGEDGPRTILKGVIEKELGWNVYLPKLNEIVDLTV encoded by the coding sequence GTGCTATCTCTTCAATTTCTTGGCGCAGCCGGACAAGTGACCGGCTCGAAGTACTTCTTACGCACCGCGACCCATCGCGGCGTCTTGCTCGATTGTGGACTCTTCCAGGGCGGTCGAGCGCTCCGTGAAATGAACTGGACTCCATTTCCGGTGCAGATCTCGGACATCGCGAATGTTGTGCTGACCCACGCGCACCTCGACCATACCGGATATATCCCACGTCTTGTGAAATCCGGTTTTGCCGGACAAGTCTGGTGTACACCGGCAACGCACGAGGTCACGCAGTTTATTTTGCGCGATAGCGCGCATCTGCAAATGGAGGACGCGCAGTCTGCCAACCGGCATCATTACTCCCGTCATAAGCCGGCACTTCCGCTGTATGATGACATCGACACAGAACGCGCGCTCGGATTCTTCCACGTGCAGGAACGTCATACGAAGAAGGTGCTGCCGGATTCGATCAGCTTCGAGTATTCCAACGCGGGCCATATCCTGGGTTCGTGCTCGGTGCTGATGGAGAAGCGCATCGATGGCCCGAATGATAATGCGACTGGCGCGGTCCGCGTGCTCTTCTCCGGCGATATTGGCCGCGAGCATCCGATCTATCTCAAAGTCAAAGAGCCGCCGCCGGCCGCCGATTATGTCGTCTGCGAATCGACGTATGGGGACAAGCAACATGCGAACATCGATCCGACAGAGGAGCTGTATGGGATTATGAAGGACGTGTTGGCCTCGGCGGCCGTGCTGGTCATTCCAGCGTTTGCAGTCGATCGCGCGCAGGAATTGATTTACTGTTTGAATGCGCTGATTCGTGATAAGCGAATCCCGGCGGTCCCGACCTATGTTGATAGCCCGATGGCCACCTCGGTCACTGCGCTGTACGAGAAGTATCCTGAGGAGCACACGCTGCTGACTTCCGAGATGCAGGAGCCCGACAAGAATCCTCTGTCTTTTCCCTCCCTGCATTTTACACAGACCGTGGAGGATTCGAAGCGTCTGAATCAACTCAAAGGCCCAGCGATCATCATCAGCGCAAGCGGAATGGCCACCGGCGGACGCATCATGCATCATCTGGCGAACCGGTTGCCGGATGAGAATACGATCGTTCTCTTCACAGGGTATCAAGCCGAAGAAACACTCGGGCGGGATTTGCTCAATGGTGCCCAGACAGCGACGATCTTTGGCGAGCATATTCCTGTGAAAGCACGTATCTTGTCACTCACGAATTTCAGTGCCCATGCCGATCAGCGGGAAATCATCGCTTGGCTCCGCCAAATTCCCAAACCGCCGAAACGGCTCTTTCTGACTCACGGAGAGGATGGTCCGCGTACCATACTCAAAGGCGTCATCGAGAAGGAGCTTGGATGGAATGTATATCTTCCAAAGTTAAATGAGATCGTCGATCTAACGGTGTAG